A segment of the Chitinivorax sp. PXF-14 genome:
CTGCTGGCCGCCTGGCGCGAACGTGGCATGCCGGTCGTGCATGTGCGCCATATGTCGACCGAGCCCGATTCGCCCTATCGCCCGAGCCAGCCCGGCAACGACTTCAAGCCCGAGTCACTGCCACTGCCGGGCGAGCGCGTGATCGAGAAACAGACCAACAGCGCCTTCGTCGGCACCGCACTGGAAGCCGAGCTCAGGGCTGCCGGCAGCGGCACGCTGGTTGTCGCCGGGGTGACCACCAACAACTCGGTCGAGGCGACCGTGCGCATGGCCGGCAATCTCGGCTTCAACACCTGGCTCGCGCAGGATGCCTGCTTCACCTTCGGCCGCACCGACTGGAATGGCCGCTACTGGCCGGCCGACGAGGTGCATGCGCTGGCGCTCGCCAATCTCGATGGCGAGTATGCCTCGGTGACGGCCGCGGCGCAGGTGCTGGCCGCCTTGCCCTGATGGGCCGGCCTGCTGGGCCGCGTCAAGGCCAGAAGCCGCTTACGCACCGGCTCCTGGCCTTGACGCGCGATCAGCGCTGCGGCTGCCGTCGGCCAGAGCGCTTGCATCCCGCCCGGCGTATCGCTGTCAGCGGCAATGGCGGCGACTGCGTTGATGGTGGAGGCTGCGATGCCTGTCGCGGCAGCGACTGAACCCGGACGCCACCCACTTGTCGATATCGTTATCTTTTTCCGGCTGCAACCCTGGCCTGACCCAGCACCTGTTCACGCGGCGTTGCGAGCGGCGCATGGGCCCCGATCGCAGGGCCTGCGCTGGGCGCC
Coding sequences within it:
- a CDS encoding cysteine hydrolase family protein, which produces MLDEPAKPQPAIPPLPANACLLLIDMQQAIDQPCWGARNNPDAEQQVARLLAAWRERGMPVVHVRHMSTEPDSPYRPSQPGNDFKPESLPLPGERVIEKQTNSAFVGTALEAELRAAGSGTLVVAGVTTNNSVEATVRMAGNLGFNTWLAQDACFTFGRTDWNGRYWPADEVHALALANLDGEYASVTAAAQVLAALP